AGCCCGATAACCATGGAAGCCTTCACCACCCACACCGGCCGGGCCGTGCCGCTGCGCCGCAGCAACGTCGACACCGACCAGATCATCCCGGCCCACTGGCTGAAGAAGATCACCCGTGACGGGTTCGAGGACGGCCTCTTCGAGGCCTGGCGCAAGGACCCGGCGTTCATCACGAACCAGCCGGAGCGCGCGGGCGCGACCGTCCTGGTCGCCGGTCCCGACTTCGGCACCGGTTCCTCGCGCGAGCACGCCGTCTGGGCCCTGCAGAACTTCGGCTTCAAGACCGTGATCTCTTCGCGCTTCGCCGACATCTTCCGCGGGAATTCCCTCAAGAACGGTCTGCTGACCGTCGTGCTGCCGCAGGAGACCGTCGAGCGGCTGTGGAAGCTGACCGAGGCCGACCCCACCGCCGAGATCACGGTGGACCTGGTCGCCCGGGAGGTCCGAGCCGAAGGCGCCGTGGCCGAGTTCGAACTCGACGACAATGCCCGTTGGCGTCTCCTGGAGGGGCTGGACGACATCTCGCTCACCCTTCAGAACGAAGCGGACATCGCCACCTACGAAAGCGTCCGACCGAGCTTCAAGCCGCGCACGATTCAGGCCTGATCAGCGCTTATTCACCTCGGGTGAACTCGACTTGGCTCCTGTGCCCCCCGCCTTCCGGCGGGGGGCACACGCGTTTGTTGAGGCCCCATGAGGCGACAACTCGCCCCAGATGGCACAATCTGTGCATGGAACGCGACAGTCAACTAGAGCTCTACGGACTTGTCGCGGACCGGCTGAAAGAAGCGCACACAAGGGTGCGCTCGCTGCAAGTCCCGGAGGGCGTAAGGATGGCGCTGTCCCGGAAGCTGTTGGTCGCCACGGCAGCGGCGAAGCACGATCTCGCCGATGCGGCAAGGCGCCTGGACAGGTTGATGAAGGACCTCGACGAGGGTCGATTCCCTGAAGGCGACTGATGCGAAGGAACTCCGTAACGGCCTACATCGTTGCGGCACTAGGGTGATTAGCCCGTTTCGTGTTTGATTTGCGGTATATATCCGCCTAACGTGCGAAATAAGCTTGAACACATTCGTTCTGGCGAAGTCTCCGAAGGGGAAGACGTGAACAAGGCGCAGCTCGTAGAAGCGATTGCCGACAAGGTGGGCGGCCGCCAGCAGGCCGCGGACGCTGTCGACGCGGTACTCGACGCGATCGTCCGTGCGGTGGTCGCCGGCGACCGGGTCTCGGTCACGGGCTTCGGCTCGTTCGAGAAGGTCGACCGTCCGGCCCGCTACGCCCGTAACCCGCAGACGGGTGAGCGCGTCCGGGTCAAGAAGACCTCTGTTCCCCGCTTCCGCGCGGGTCAGGGCTTCAAGGACCTGGTCAGCGGCACCAAGAAGCTGCCCAAGGGCGGCGAGGTCTCGGTCAAGAAGGCGCCCAAGGGCAGCCTGACCGGCGGCGCTTCCGCGACGGTCAAGAAGGCCGCGGCCAAGAAGGCCACCACCGCCAAGAAGGCGGCGGCGAAGACCGCGGTGGCGAAGAAGACCACGGCGAAGAAGACCACCGCCACGGTGGTCAAGAAGTCGGCCGCGAAGACCACGGTCGCGAAGAAGGCCAGCCCGGCCGCGAAGAAGGCCACCACGGTCAAGAAGGCCGCGGCGACCGCCAAGAAGGCCACCGCCACGGCCAAGAAGACCGCCCCGGCGGCCAAGAAGGCCACCGCCGCGACGAAGGCTCCGGCGAAGAAGACGGCGACGCGCAAGGCCACCGCGAAGAAGACCACCGCCCGCAAGAAGTAATTCGGGCGACGTCACACACGTCGGGCCGGCCCCCCACGGAGGGGGGCCGGCCCGCGGTGCTGTCCCGCCCCTATACGAAGGTCTGCAGGGTGATCAGGGTGATCCGCAGCCCCGCGCCCTCGCCCTCGGTCTCGATCCGCACCCGCTGCCCGGCGCGCAGCAGCCGCAGGCCGCCCGCGTCGAACGCCGCGGCCCCGAAGGGCACCGGGGTGCCGTCGTCCAGCAGCACGCTTCCGCCGCGGGTCTGGGAGTCGTAGGTGAATGCCGTTGCCTGCATGAGCGCAGCTTAGGCGCTCTCCCGCGGCACCGGTCTTTCGCGGG
This is a stretch of genomic DNA from Streptomyces sp. NBC_00536. It encodes these proteins:
- the leuD gene encoding 3-isopropylmalate dehydratase small subunit; its protein translation is MEAFTTHTGRAVPLRRSNVDTDQIIPAHWLKKITRDGFEDGLFEAWRKDPAFITNQPERAGATVLVAGPDFGTGSSREHAVWALQNFGFKTVISSRFADIFRGNSLKNGLLTVVLPQETVERLWKLTEADPTAEITVDLVAREVRAEGAVAEFELDDNARWRLLEGLDDISLTLQNEADIATYESVRPSFKPRTIQA
- a CDS encoding HU family DNA-binding protein, with translation MNKAQLVEAIADKVGGRQQAADAVDAVLDAIVRAVVAGDRVSVTGFGSFEKVDRPARYARNPQTGERVRVKKTSVPRFRAGQGFKDLVSGTKKLPKGGEVSVKKAPKGSLTGGASATVKKAAAKKATTAKKAAAKTAVAKKTTAKKTTATVVKKSAAKTTVAKKASPAAKKATTVKKAAATAKKATATAKKTAPAAKKATAATKAPAKKTATRKATAKKTTARKK